In Panacibacter ginsenosidivorans, the following proteins share a genomic window:
- a CDS encoding GNAT family N-acetyltransferase, producing the protein MHYQKPIYQNGQLVSITGERMRMHGLTEVSAVVTHPEYTGRKYAQQLVAHVANKNLSAGITPFLHVAATNERAIKIYELSGFTKRRLINFTKIKRRNNKTF; encoded by the coding sequence ATGCATTATCAGAAACCCATTTACCAGAATGGTCAACTGGTTTCTATAACGGGAGAACGTATGCGTATGCATGGCTTAACAGAAGTTAGTGCAGTTGTTACACATCCAGAATATACTGGCCGCAAGTATGCACAACAACTCGTTGCGCATGTAGCCAATAAAAATTTATCCGCAGGCATTACCCCTTTTCTACATGTTGCAGCAACAAATGAAAGAGCTATAAAGATCTATGAACTATCAGGCTTTACAAAACGAAGGTTAATTAATTTCACTAAAATAAAAAGGCGAAATAATAAAACATTCTAA
- a CDS encoding helix-turn-helix domain-containing protein, which translates to MRYVLLYCTSGKISMRVDEKEFTIHAGEVITITSGQIHSISKTAKAKGVVLEFTLDFFCKDDKDIELIFHNGLFCHFAMNEIIAVDKNIMETQLQNITEELLNKPYQYLISVHSRIELILVTINRAKVARGDEIWKPDALFLKFLEAVRSNFEHNYPLSTFAKMLGTTELKLNELAKLHAGKTAQNIIYGLIASEAKRLLTYENLSVKEVAYKLGFNDPFYFSNFFKKHTRIAPKTYQSNYAL; encoded by the coding sequence ATGAGGTACGTTTTACTTTATTGCACCTCAGGAAAAATAAGCATGCGTGTTGATGAAAAAGAATTTACCATACATGCCGGAGAAGTCATTACTATAACATCGGGACAAATACACTCCATCAGCAAGACGGCAAAAGCAAAAGGAGTTGTACTTGAATTTACATTAGACTTTTTTTGCAAAGATGATAAAGACATTGAGCTAATTTTTCACAATGGTTTGTTTTGCCATTTTGCAATGAATGAAATTATTGCGGTTGATAAAAATATAATGGAAACTCAATTGCAAAACATCACTGAAGAACTTTTAAATAAACCTTACCAATATCTTATTTCTGTGCATTCACGTATAGAATTAATATTGGTAACTATTAACAGGGCAAAGGTTGCGCGTGGTGATGAGATATGGAAACCAGATGCGCTGTTCCTGAAATTTCTGGAAGCTGTAAGATCAAATTTTGAGCACAATTACCCACTTTCAACCTTTGCAAAAATGCTTGGCACCACTGAACTTAAACTAAATGAATTGGCCAAACTGCATGCAGGCAAAACAGCGCAGAATATTATTTACGGCCTTATTGCATCTGAAGCAAAGCGCCTGCTTACTTATGAAAATCTTTCTGTAAAAGAAGTTGCTTACAAACTTGGTTTTAATGACCCGTTTTATTTTTCCAACTTCTTTAAAAAACATACACGCATTGCCCCGAAAACATATCAAAGCAACTACGCTTTATAA
- a CDS encoding endonuclease/exonuclease/phosphatase family protein — MPSFPKPSFAYTVNVSKEISALRTYMKSDAALKIPAATSKTLRIATWNIANLGEQDREDAHLQIIAEIISWFDIIAVQETKENYEHFKKIVAFAGRKYKFIFSDAAGNNERLAFIYDSNKVKVLEEVAEYAIPPSDYGDIKITGVPATFAGFDRSPFMVSFAAGNFQFTLMTVHLYYGDETPKKLGRRCLEAYAVARWADLRAKSKYTYNGIKDVFAMGDFNLPKIDKDDIIYKALVKRGLQLPAHTSLVYSNISNDQQYDQIAFLPGTKTRIKSDGIFPFDNAVFADIYATRKTSFKGYIKYYISDHRPMWIELDMQ, encoded by the coding sequence ATGCCATCATTTCCCAAACCTTCATTTGCTTACACCGTAAATGTATCTAAAGAAATAAGTGCTTTGCGCACTTACATGAAATCTGATGCTGCGCTAAAAATTCCGGCAGCCACAAGTAAAACACTTCGTATAGCCACGTGGAATATTGCAAACCTGGGAGAACAGGACAGAGAAGATGCACACTTACAGATAATTGCTGAAATCATATCCTGGTTTGATATAATTGCTGTGCAGGAAACAAAAGAGAATTATGAACATTTTAAAAAAATAGTTGCTTTTGCAGGCAGGAAATATAAATTCATCTTTTCTGATGCGGCAGGAAATAATGAGCGTCTTGCTTTTATTTATGACAGCAATAAAGTAAAAGTATTGGAAGAAGTAGCTGAGTATGCTATACCACCAAGCGATTACGGAGATATTAAAATAACAGGCGTGCCAGCCACTTTTGCTGGCTTTGACAGAAGCCCTTTCATGGTAAGTTTTGCTGCCGGGAATTTTCAGTTTACATTGATGACCGTTCACCTGTATTATGGTGATGAAACGCCTAAGAAACTGGGGCGCAGATGTCTTGAAGCATATGCGGTTGCACGATGGGCAGATCTTAGGGCGAAAAGTAAATACACCTATAACGGTATAAAAGATGTTTTTGCAATGGGCGATTTTAATCTTCCAAAAATTGATAAGGATGATATTATTTATAAAGCACTGGTAAAACGTGGCCTGCAATTGCCTGCTCATACTTCATTGGTATACTCAAACATCAGTAACGATCAGCAGTACGATCAGATAGCTTTTCTTCCAGGCACTAAAACGCGAATTAAAAGCGATGGCATTTTCCCTTTTGATAATGCAGTGTTTGCAGATATTTATGCTACACGAAAAACTTCTTTCAAGGGATATATTAAGTATTACATTTCTGATCACCGGCCCATGTGGATTGAACTTGATATGCAGTAA
- a CDS encoding low affinity iron permease family protein, translating to MADKNKITKHSFIEKLSAEVTKATGSTAAICIAFGLIVLWAMLGPVFHYSENWQLVINTGTTIITFLMVFLIQKSQNKESMAVQLKLNELIAAHEFASNRLVDVENMTEDELKTIHDYYCNLKEKTKNEESLQVSHSIEEAGNMHEIKVAVEEDIKDKVDKNKT from the coding sequence ATGGCTGATAAAAATAAAATAACGAAACATAGTTTTATCGAGAAACTTTCAGCTGAAGTAACAAAAGCAACCGGCAGCACAGCAGCTATCTGCATTGCGTTTGGACTTATAGTATTGTGGGCAATGCTTGGCCCTGTATTTCATTATTCTGAAAACTGGCAACTGGTTATTAACACAGGCACCACCATCATCACTTTCCTGATGGTTTTTCTGATACAAAAATCACAGAACAAAGAATCTATGGCTGTACAGCTAAAACTAAACGAACTTATCGCAGCACATGAATTTGCCAGTAACCGGCTTGTTGATGTGGAAAATATGACTGAAGATGAACTTAAAACAATTCACGATTACTATTGCAATCTTAAAGAAAAAACAAAGAATGAAGAATCTTTACAGGTTTCACATTCCATTGAAGAAGCCGGGAATATGCATGAAATTAAAGTGGCGGTAGAAGAAGATATAAAAGATAAAGTTGATAAAAATAAAACCTGA
- a CDS encoding YciE/YciF ferroxidase family protein translates to MEKSTSKKTPAKKSTGNTAKTTPEMSPVLHQFFLDELKDIYWAEKHLTKAIPKMQKAATSEELANAFADHLKATEGHVSRLEQAFELLGEKAVAKKCDAMEGIVKEGESIIEDTEEGTSTRDVGLILAAQKVEHYEIATYGGLHQLALTMGHNDVAEILEQTLSEEKEADQLLTDIAENNVNYAANREQ, encoded by the coding sequence ATGGAAAAGAGCACTTCAAAAAAAACGCCTGCAAAAAAATCAACAGGCAACACAGCGAAGACAACACCTGAAATGAGCCCTGTACTTCATCAGTTTTTTCTTGATGAATTAAAAGACATTTACTGGGCTGAAAAACACCTTACAAAAGCAATCCCTAAAATGCAGAAGGCCGCAACTTCTGAAGAACTTGCCAACGCTTTTGCAGATCATCTTAAAGCCACTGAAGGGCATGTAAGCCGATTGGAACAGGCATTTGAATTGCTTGGAGAAAAAGCAGTAGCAAAAAAGTGTGACGCAATGGAAGGGATTGTTAAGGAAGGAGAAAGTATTATTGAAGATACCGAAGAAGGCACTTCAACAAGAGATGTAGGTTTAATATTGGCGGCACAAAAAGTAGAGCACTATGAAATCGCCACTTATGGTGGCCTTCACCAGCTTGCACTTACAATGGGCCATAATGATGTAGCAGAAATTCTGGAGCAGACTTTGAGTGAAGAAAAAGAAGCAGACCAGTTGCTTACAGATATTGCAGAAAATAATGTGAACTATGCCGCAAACAGGGAGCAATAA
- a CDS encoding Crp/Fnr family transcriptional regulator, with protein sequence MPYELLLQNVSKHISLDEAEKDYFTSLLKERQVTKKELILKEGQLCRHINFVNTGILRAYYNCKDGKESTIMFAVEDWWITDMYCFINHKPAMLQIEAVENSNILQLQKSDLDKLYMKVPRFERFFRIIMQNAYIREQLRIIQNLSLTAEERYNIFLEKYPHVAKQVTLKQIASYLGITPEFLSMVRANKKK encoded by the coding sequence ATGCCGTATGAGCTGTTGTTACAGAATGTTTCAAAACATATTTCACTGGATGAAGCAGAAAAAGATTACTTCACCTCATTGCTTAAAGAACGGCAGGTTACTAAAAAAGAGCTTATTCTAAAAGAAGGGCAACTGTGCAGGCATATCAATTTTGTTAATACGGGAATATTAAGAGCTTACTATAATTGTAAAGATGGGAAAGAATCCACTATCATGTTTGCGGTGGAAGATTGGTGGATTACAGATATGTATTGCTTCATCAATCATAAACCAGCCATGCTGCAGATAGAAGCAGTTGAAAACAGCAACATCTTACAATTACAAAAAAGTGACCTCGATAAGCTATACATGAAGGTTCCCAGGTTTGAAAGATTCTTTCGTATCATCATGCAGAATGCTTATATAAGAGAGCAGTTAAGGATCATTCAAAATCTTTCACTTACTGCGGAAGAACGATACAATATTTTTTTAGAGAAATACCCGCACGTAGCAAAACAGGTTACACTAAAACAAATAGCTTCTTATTTAGGTATAACACCAGAATTTCTGAGCATGGTGAGGGCAAATAAAAAAAAGTGA
- a CDS encoding alpha/beta hydrolase yields MNKAIRLTTVLALTVCTTILFGQTNKNAEQKKVKPFILGEIHEIQSAELSEKRILNIYLPEGYDRADTARYPVVYLLDGSADEDFIHITGLYQFNNFPWINRVPKSIVVGIANVDRKRDFTYPTTITEDFKKYPTTGQSEKFINFIEKELQPYIDKTFNTNTSKTIIGQSLGGLLATEILLKKPRLFNKYIIISPSLWWDNGSLLNIQSEILQNTFKEKTDIYIGVGKEGLGPGVTPHVMEVDANLLAEKIKKTQSKSVTVYFDYLPQEDHATITHQAVFNALRLLYPLNK; encoded by the coding sequence ATGAATAAAGCAATAAGACTAACAACAGTTTTGGCACTTACTGTTTGCACAACAATATTATTTGGCCAAACAAATAAAAATGCAGAACAGAAAAAAGTAAAACCGTTTATTCTGGGAGAAATTCACGAAATACAATCTGCTGAATTATCTGAAAAAAGAATTTTGAATATATATCTTCCTGAAGGTTACGATCGGGCAGATACCGCTAGATATCCTGTAGTTTATTTACTTGATGGTTCAGCAGATGAAGATTTTATTCATATCACGGGCCTGTACCAGTTTAACAACTTTCCCTGGATAAACAGGGTGCCAAAATCAATAGTGGTGGGCATTGCGAATGTAGACAGGAAAAGAGATTTTACTTACCCAACAACCATTACAGAAGATTTTAAAAAATATCCTACAACCGGCCAATCAGAAAAGTTTATCAATTTTATTGAAAAAGAATTGCAACCATATATTGACAAAACATTCAACACAAATACTTCAAAAACAATTATTGGTCAATCTTTAGGCGGTTTGTTGGCAACAGAAATACTGCTCAAAAAACCACGGCTATTCAACAAGTATATTATAATAAGTCCCAGCCTTTGGTGGGATAATGGTTCTTTGCTAAACATACAATCTGAAATACTTCAAAATACTTTTAAAGAGAAAACAGACATTTATATTGGTGTAGGCAAAGAAGGCCTTGGACCCGGCGTTACACCACATGTTATGGAAGTTGATGCAAATTTATTAGCGGAGAAAATTAAGAAAACACAAAGCAAAAGCGTTACCGTTTATTTTGATTATCTGCCACAGGAAGATCACGCAACAATTACACACCAGGCCGTATTTAATGCGCTAAGACTTTTATACCCTTTAAATAAATAA
- a CDS encoding DUF4406 domain-containing protein → MLILIAGPYRSGTNDDPQLMQQNLDRLEAAALPLFRMGHIPMIGEWVALPLLKLAGSQKPGDAVYEEILYPVAHRLLLKCDAVLRLEGASKGADEDVRIAKERGLTVYYHLEDIPNVTA, encoded by the coding sequence ATGCTGATACTTATTGCAGGCCCTTATCGCAGCGGCACAAATGATGATCCCCAATTAATGCAACAGAATCTTGACAGGTTAGAAGCTGCCGCACTTCCATTGTTTCGTATGGGGCACATTCCAATGATCGGTGAATGGGTGGCCTTACCCTTATTAAAACTTGCAGGTTCCCAAAAGCCGGGTGATGCAGTTTACGAAGAAATTTTGTACCCTGTAGCGCATCGTTTACTCCTGAAATGCGATGCAGTACTGCGTCTTGAAGGTGCTTCAAAAGGTGCAGATGAAGATGTAAGAATTGCGAAAGAAAGAGGGTTGACCGTATATTACCATTTGGAAGATATACCAAATGTTACAGCATAA
- a CDS encoding DinB family protein: MNFSLEKSIEILERTPLVLQTMLQNISDDWTSNTEGEETWSVYDVIGHLIYGEKTDWMPRAEIILSDKPDKTFESFDRFAQFEENKGKPLQELLNEFILLRQKNIELLRSKKLTNKYLEQKGIHPAFGEVTLAQLISTWVVHDLNHIAQISRVMAKQYKQDVGPWIAYLKILQS, encoded by the coding sequence ATGAATTTTTCTTTAGAGAAATCAATAGAAATCCTGGAACGCACACCATTAGTTCTTCAAACGATGTTGCAAAACATTTCAGATGATTGGACCTCGAACACCGAAGGAGAAGAAACATGGAGCGTGTACGATGTTATAGGTCATCTTATTTATGGAGAAAAGACTGACTGGATGCCAAGAGCAGAAATTATTCTTTCTGATAAACCCGATAAGACATTTGAATCGTTTGACCGCTTTGCACAATTTGAAGAAAACAAAGGAAAACCATTGCAGGAACTTTTGAATGAGTTTATACTATTGCGCCAAAAGAATATTGAACTGCTTCGTTCAAAAAAACTTACAAATAAATATCTGGAACAAAAAGGCATTCATCCTGCATTTGGAGAAGTTACACTGGCACAGTTGATTTCAACATGGGTTGTGCATGATCTGAATCATATAGCGCAGATATCAAGAGTGATGGCAAAACAATATAAGCAGGATGTGGGGCCATGGATAGCTTATTTAAAAATTCTGCAATCTTAA
- a CDS encoding cupin domain-containing protein, translating into MNTNMQHYIASTGNMEWNPLREEGVNTSGIYVKILRFDEQQQRPPSILLKFDAGAKYPYHNHPGGEEIFVMQGTCLVNDTLLHAGDYLYTPPGFKHAVTTSTGCELLFIVPQEVEILEK; encoded by the coding sequence ATGAACACAAACATGCAGCATTACATTGCCAGTACAGGCAATATGGAATGGAACCCTTTAAGGGAAGAAGGTGTAAATACGTCAGGTATCTATGTAAAGATCCTGCGTTTTGATGAGCAGCAGCAAAGACCGCCAAGTATTCTTTTAAAGTTTGATGCAGGTGCAAAATATCCATATCACAACCATCCAGGCGGTGAAGAAATATTTGTTATGCAGGGAACTTGTTTGGTGAATGACACGTTGCTACATGCAGGTGATTACTTATACACGCCGCCAGGTTTTAAACATGCAGTAACAACAAGTACAGGTTGTGAACTTCTATTCATTGTTCCACAGGAAGTAGAGATATTAGAAAAATAA
- a CDS encoding DoxX family protein: MKKYQDISILLLRIAMAVTFLSAVASRLNLWGKQSSGWNGFLSYTAEVLSFMPYSMISLCAIASTVLEILFALMLITGFKLKIASLGAACLTLSFALSMAYSYGVKSPLDYSVFTDSAACFALATFPSCRWSIDMWLVKRKLRIGINTRTIT, translated from the coding sequence ATGAAAAAATACCAGGATATAAGTATACTGTTATTGCGCATAGCAATGGCGGTTACTTTTTTATCAGCTGTGGCTTCCCGTTTAAATTTATGGGGCAAACAATCATCGGGCTGGAATGGCTTTCTTTCTTACACTGCAGAAGTACTCTCATTTATGCCATATTCAATGATTTCTTTGTGTGCTATTGCTTCAACAGTTTTAGAAATTTTATTTGCTTTGATGCTGATAACAGGTTTTAAACTAAAAATAGCAAGCTTAGGTGCAGCTTGCTTAACACTAAGTTTTGCGTTATCGATGGCTTACTCTTATGGCGTTAAATCACCACTTGATTATAGTGTTTTTACAGATTCTGCCGCATGTTTTGCATTAGCAACATTTCCTTCCTGTCGCTGGAGTATAGATATGTGGCTTGTAAAAAGAAAATTACGGATTGGCATTAATACCCGCACGATCACCTGA